The sequence GGAGCCGGGCCTGGATGTCGCTGGCCGCTTCCTCGAGCCTTTCGATGGAGACCGGCCTTTTCTGGCAGGCGATGCTCAGGCCCCGAAGCAGTTTGTTCCGGTCGAAGGCCTCCCGCCGCCCGTCCTTCTTCACCACCAGGAGCGGGAACTCCTCCACGCGCTCATAGCTGGTGAAACGGCGCCCGCAGGCCAGGCATTCCCGGCGGCGGCGGATGGCATCGCCCTCTCGCGATTCGCGGGAATCCACGACCTTGTCTTCGGAATGTGCGCAAAACGGGCAACGCATCCACAAGGGTATCCGCTTAGAGCGTGTCTTAAAATTCCCCCGCGCCGCGCTGGGAGCGCCGGGCGAGCGGGGCAAGGCAGCCGACCACGGCGTATCGCCTATACGCCACGGGAGGGTAACGCAGTCCCGCGAAGCCCGCCGCCCCAGCCGCGAAGGAGGGCAGGGGCCAGCCGCGCGCATCGCGGCGTCACGGGCCTTGAGCGTATGATCTATACGCCGCTGCGGCCCCTTCCTTGCGCTGCATCGCGGCTGACCTCCGTCGCGGCACGGGGGAATTTTAAGACACGCTCTTAGCTGGCGTCCCAGATGCGCCGCAGGGAATCCGGCAGGGTCATGGGATCGAAGGGCTTAGCCAACACATCCATGGCCCCGCAAGCCCTCAGCTGGGCGATCTCATGGGGCTGCACCTTGGCCGTCAGGAAGACGGCGGGGATCCCGGCCAGGGAGGGGATCTCCCGGAGTTTGGCCAGGGTCGTGGGCCCGTCCATGCCTGGCATCATCACGTCCAAGAGGAACAGATCCGGAAGGAATGCCGGGGCCTTCTCGATGGCTTCGGGGCCGGATCCGCACACTTCGACCGTGAAGCCGCCCACCGCGGTGAGGCTGAGCTGGGCCACGGTCCGGATGTCCAGGTCATCGTCCACCATGAGGATCCGCCGCAGGCCGCCCATGGACTTCCCTCAGTGCTCGCGGAGCAGGGATTGAACCACCCGCTGGATGTCGAGGTTGCTCGCGCTGGATTTGTGGAGCGTGCGGGAGACCTCGTCGGCCAGCGTGGATTCGCCCTCTTCGCCCGAGAAGAAGAGGATCGGGAGCGTGGGGCCGCCGGCGGCGTGGACGTCGGGGATGAGATCGGCCCCGCGGCCGTCCGGCAGGTGGCTGTCGAGGATCACCAGATCCACCGGCGTGGACAGCAGGATCTTCCGGGCTGCGAGGAGGGTGGGCGCGTGGAGCAGCGTCGTGCTGC comes from Holophagaceae bacterium and encodes:
- a CDS encoding response regulator; this encodes MGGLRRILMVDDDLDIRTVAQLSLTAVGGFTVEVCGSGPEAIEKAPAFLPDLFLLDVMMPGMDGPTTLAKLREIPSLAGIPAVFLTAKVQPHEIAQLRACGAMDVLAKPFDPMTLPDSLRRIWDAS